A portion of the Paenibacillus sp. PvR098 genome contains these proteins:
- a CDS encoding DUF3243 domain-containing protein, whose amino-acid sequence MATVLKVFERWKEFLGERVDQAEKAGMTEETISKLAFQIGEFLSDKVDPENKEERVLKELWEVSDEQERKVMARIMVKLAKANN is encoded by the coding sequence ATGGCTACGGTGCTGAAGGTGTTCGAACGTTGGAAAGAATTTTTGGGTGAACGTGTAGATCAGGCGGAGAAAGCCGGAATGACCGAGGAGACCATCTCCAAGCTGGCATTCCAAATCGGGGAATTTCTGTCTGACAAAGTCGACCCGGAGAACAAGGAAGAGCGAGTGTTAAAAGAGCTCTGGGAGGTCAGTGACGAGCAAGAAAGAAAAGTCATGGCACGCATCATGGTGAAATTGGCCAAAGCGAACAATTAA
- a CDS encoding YajQ family cyclic di-GMP-binding protein — MSSENSFDIVSKLDIQELNNAINQAEKEIATRFDFKGSKSSITLEKEELVVISDDEFKLQNVLDILQSKMAKRGISLKNLDYGKVEPAASSTVRQKIKVKQGIDQDNSKKINVLIRDSKLKVKSQIQGDQIRVTGKSKDDLQQIMQLLRKADLPLELQFINFR, encoded by the coding sequence ATGAGCAGCGAAAATTCATTTGACATTGTATCCAAGCTGGATATCCAGGAGTTAAACAACGCGATTAATCAGGCAGAGAAGGAAATAGCCACGCGCTTTGATTTCAAGGGCAGCAAGAGTAGTATAACCCTTGAGAAGGAGGAGTTGGTCGTTATATCCGACGACGAGTTTAAGCTTCAGAATGTACTTGATATTCTTCAGTCCAAGATGGCTAAGCGGGGCATCTCTTTAAAAAATTTGGATTATGGCAAAGTGGAACCGGCCGCATCAAGCACCGTTCGCCAAAAGATTAAGGTAAAGCAAGGCATCGATCAAGACAATTCCAAAAAAATCAATGTGCTCATCCGCGATTCCAAGTTGAAAGTAAAAAGCCAAATTCAGGGGGATCAAATTCGGGTAACCGGGAAAAGTAAGGATGATTTGCAGCAGATTATGCAGCTCCTCCGGAAGGCCGATTTGCCGCTGGAGTTACAATTCATCAATTTTAGATAA
- a CDS encoding RodZ domain-containing protein, translating into MSDLGQMLKKARLENKISLEDLQESTKIRKRYLEAIEDGNYKVLPGNFYVRAFIKSYAEAVGLDPNEVLQMYHNVIPSPEPEHIEPIRTKRTIRNTERIGKWASNVMVISFVVLILGIIYYFVNMNYTGGTEDTADGLPNSITDKIAPAPQQAPAANGDAGTGTVTEQQAPEQIPVPVTPEAPQTEVKLVKSERNTDFYSVAGVKELSIEMTVTGDRCWVEVESAGTEKKVLASQNFLNGNTQTWVIPNTARVVLGKASAVELTINGTPINVGDEANVKRIQIDLLPS; encoded by the coding sequence GTGTCCGATCTTGGTCAGATGCTCAAAAAAGCCAGACTGGAAAATAAAATATCACTCGAGGATTTACAAGAGTCGACTAAAATCCGCAAGCGCTACCTGGAAGCGATCGAGGATGGCAACTACAAGGTGCTGCCCGGGAACTTTTATGTACGTGCGTTTATTAAAAGCTATGCAGAAGCCGTCGGATTGGATCCGAACGAGGTACTGCAGATGTACCACAATGTAATCCCGTCTCCAGAGCCGGAGCATATTGAACCGATCCGCACGAAACGGACAATCCGAAATACGGAGCGGATTGGCAAATGGGCGTCCAATGTTATGGTCATCTCCTTTGTTGTGCTGATTCTGGGGATTATTTATTATTTTGTAAATATGAATTATACCGGCGGGACCGAAGATACTGCGGACGGATTGCCGAATTCCATCACGGACAAAATCGCACCTGCGCCTCAACAAGCGCCAGCTGCCAATGGCGATGCAGGCACAGGGACTGTGACTGAACAACAAGCACCGGAACAGATACCTGTCCCGGTTACACCTGAAGCTCCCCAAACCGAAGTGAAGCTGGTTAAAAGCGAGAGAAACACCGACTTTTACTCGGTAGCGGGAGTGAAGGAGCTGAGCATTGAAATGACAGTGACCGGTGACAGATGTTGGGTTGAGGTGGAATCCGCAGGAACCGAGAAAAAAGTGCTCGCCTCGCAAAATTTCCTGAACGGGAATACGCAAACGTGGGTCATTCCGAATACCGCCCGTGTGGTTCTAGGGAAGGCAAGCGCTGTGGAACTTACGATTAACGGCACCCCGATCAACGTAGGTGATGAAGCGAATGTCAAACGCATTCAGATTGACCTGCTGCCATCTTAA
- the rimO gene encoding 30S ribosomal protein S12 methylthiotransferase RimO, with product MTEKVKVVTLGCEKNLVDSEIMSGLIHERGYSLVSEKEEATVIIVNTCGFIDAAKEESVNTILDMAELKQTGQLKALIVSGCLTQRYKEELMNEMPEIDGIVGTGDFDKINDIVDKALSGKKPVMVGNPVFNYEQKLPRRLTTPRYTAYVKIAEGCDNACTFCSIPIMRGKFRSRSMESILEEVEQLASQGVKEVSLIAQDSTNYGTDLYDGFMLPTLMNKVTEVPGIEWVRLHYAYPGFFTDELIEVMANNPKVCKYVDMPLQHSEDSILKRMRRPGRQRDSRELIRKIRDRIPGVSLRTSIIVGFPGETEEDFENLKNFITEIQFDRLGVFTYSLEEDTPASRLPDQVPDEVKEYRSNLLMEIQRKISNERNSIRIGQVIDVLIEKYDGRGDVYVGRSMYDAPEIDGEVFARGVQLTIGEIAKVRITHSFEFDLSGEVVA from the coding sequence ATGACAGAGAAAGTTAAAGTGGTGACCCTTGGTTGCGAGAAAAATTTGGTTGACTCCGAAATCATGTCCGGTCTCATTCACGAGCGCGGTTACAGCTTGGTATCGGAGAAGGAAGAAGCTACGGTCATCATTGTCAATACATGCGGGTTCATCGATGCAGCAAAAGAGGAGTCGGTGAATACGATATTGGATATGGCGGAACTAAAGCAAACCGGGCAGTTGAAGGCATTGATCGTATCGGGCTGTTTGACACAGCGGTACAAAGAAGAGCTGATGAATGAGATGCCGGAGATCGACGGCATTGTCGGAACCGGAGATTTTGACAAAATCAACGACATTGTCGATAAGGCGCTGTCGGGTAAAAAACCGGTTATGGTTGGTAATCCGGTGTTCAACTATGAGCAAAAGTTGCCGAGACGGTTGACTACGCCGCGATATACGGCTTATGTGAAAATCGCAGAAGGCTGTGATAACGCCTGTACGTTCTGCAGTATTCCGATCATGCGCGGAAAGTTTCGCAGCCGGAGTATGGAGTCGATCCTTGAAGAAGTGGAGCAGCTTGCTTCACAAGGTGTGAAGGAAGTCAGTCTGATTGCACAGGATTCTACCAATTACGGTACTGATCTGTATGACGGGTTTATGCTTCCGACCCTAATGAATAAAGTGACCGAAGTTCCTGGCATTGAGTGGGTAAGGCTTCATTACGCCTATCCGGGCTTCTTCACGGACGAATTGATTGAAGTGATGGCGAATAATCCTAAGGTATGCAAATACGTGGATATGCCTCTGCAGCACAGTGAGGACAGCATTCTGAAGCGGATGCGCCGTCCGGGTCGTCAGCGTGATTCTCGCGAGCTAATCCGCAAAATCCGTGACCGTATTCCGGGCGTTTCGCTGCGCACGTCTATCATTGTCGGCTTCCCTGGAGAAACCGAGGAAGACTTCGAAAATTTGAAAAATTTTATCACTGAAATTCAATTTGACCGCCTGGGGGTTTTCACGTACTCCTTGGAAGAGGATACCCCTGCTTCACGTTTGCCGGATCAGGTGCCGGATGAGGTGAAGGAATATCGTTCCAACTTGCTTATGGAGATTCAACGGAAAATTTCGAACGAACGGAACAGCATCCGGATCGGGCAAGTCATTGACGTCTTGATCGAAAAGTATGATGGTCGAGGCGATGTATATGTAGGCCGGTCTATGTACGATGCTCCAGAAATCGACGGTGAGGTGTTCGCACGGGGTGTTCAGCTGACTATCGGGGAGATTGCCAAGGTTCGAATTACCCATTCGTTTGAGTTTGATTTATCCGGGGAGGTTGTAGCATGA
- a CDS encoding DUF3388 domain-containing protein: MIESNNEIKQWYMEYKIHKNRPGLLGDIASLMGMLDINIVTINGVEDRTRGMLLQTKDEEKVDLMGKMLKKVDNITITALRTPKLVDILAVRHGRYIERDSDDRKTFRFTRDELGLLVDFLGEVFKRDGNHVVGLRGMPRVGKTESIIAGSVCSNKRWTFVSSTLLRQTVRSQLSEEEMNPNNVFIIDGIVSTLRSNEKHYALLQEIMAMSSTKVIEHPDIFIRESEYTYEDFDCIVELRNTPEEEINYETFTSGFDEY; this comes from the coding sequence ATGATAGAATCAAATAATGAAATCAAGCAGTGGTATATGGAGTACAAGATACATAAGAATCGTCCCGGCCTTTTGGGAGATATTGCTTCGTTGATGGGGATGCTTGACATCAATATTGTCACGATTAATGGGGTAGAGGACCGGACGCGCGGGATGTTATTGCAAACAAAAGATGAAGAGAAAGTAGATTTAATGGGTAAAATGCTCAAAAAGGTGGATAATATAACTATAACCGCTTTACGTACACCCAAATTGGTTGATATATTGGCAGTGCGACATGGCCGTTATATCGAAAGGGATTCGGACGATCGCAAAACGTTTCGTTTTACACGCGACGAGCTGGGGCTTTTAGTTGACTTTCTCGGTGAAGTATTTAAGCGGGATGGTAATCACGTCGTAGGACTTCGCGGTATGCCGCGAGTAGGCAAAACGGAATCGATTATCGCGGGGAGCGTATGCTCGAATAAAAGGTGGACCTTCGTATCCTCCACTTTGCTTCGTCAAACGGTGCGCAGCCAGCTGTCCGAGGAAGAGATGAATCCGAACAACGTGTTTATTATTGACGGCATCGTGTCCACCCTGCGTTCTAACGAGAAGCATTATGCGCTGCTGCAGGAAATTATGGCCATGTCTTCGACCAAGGTCATTGAGCATCCGGATATTTTTATCCGCGAGTCCGAATATACCTACGAAGACTTCGATTGTATCGTCGAGCTTCGGAATACGCCGGAAGAAGAAATAAACTATGAAACCTTCACTTCAGGGTTCGACGAGTATTAA
- a CDS encoding SDR family oxidoreductase, whose translation MEHNRSKPFTEQTVLITGASRGIGAAIARRFASARLNVVIHYLQSHESANETARNCMSQGARVLTVTADLRSQEQVERMQEKLLQHDMIPDILVNNAGVSHYGLLTDVTEEQWDEMMGINLKGTFLMTRQCMQSMISQKYGRIINVSSIWGISGASCEVAYSTAKGGINAFTKALAKELAPSGVTVNAVAPGAVDTLMMAGFDAAEKAAIESEIPLGRFGQPEEIASLVYFLALPESGYITGQIISPNGGWLT comes from the coding sequence ATGGAGCATAACCGGAGCAAGCCTTTTACTGAACAAACGGTACTGATCACGGGGGCGAGCCGGGGGATCGGCGCGGCAATCGCCCGCCGTTTTGCTTCTGCTCGCTTGAATGTCGTCATCCACTATTTACAGTCTCATGAATCAGCTAATGAAACGGCGAGGAACTGTATGAGTCAGGGCGCCCGAGTGCTTACAGTTACGGCCGATTTGCGTTCGCAAGAGCAGGTGGAGAGAATGCAGGAGAAGCTGCTGCAGCATGACATGATTCCCGATATTCTGGTCAACAATGCAGGAGTATCGCATTACGGATTACTTACAGACGTGACGGAGGAACAGTGGGATGAGATGATGGGGATCAACCTGAAAGGAACCTTTCTAATGACCCGTCAGTGTATGCAGAGCATGATTTCTCAGAAATACGGCCGAATCATTAATGTTTCATCGATTTGGGGTATTTCTGGAGCTTCCTGCGAGGTCGCTTATTCGACCGCCAAAGGGGGCATTAATGCATTCACAAAAGCGCTGGCCAAAGAACTGGCTCCCTCGGGCGTTACCGTCAATGCTGTGGCTCCTGGCGCTGTAGATACGCTTATGATGGCCGGATTCGATGCCGCGGAGAAAGCGGCCATAGAAAGCGAAATTCCTTTGGGACGTTTCGGGCAACCGGAAGAAATCGCTTCGCTTGTTTATTTTCTCGCATTGCCCGAATCGGGTTATATTACCGGACAAATCATCAGCCCGAACGGCGGGTGGTTGACGTAA